gtgaaaccgggcataagtCTTACATCTTTTGCTTTTATAATGTAGTCTTTATTCTATTTTACTCgatattacttaatttttttttgattttcaaacgGGGagcatattttaattatttcataattttgttatttacttaCAGATGATGTTTCCAAAACACACCGTAAATTTTCCTAACCTGCTGTGCCTTAGTTTAGTCGTTATCAGTTTTGTATTTTGTGTGGAACTATCGCCGCACTGTACAGAAGCTCTACCTTTACTTCCTGGTGGCAGTAATGATGTGGAGTTCAAACGCTACTGTAGTACTAATCTCTCAGATGCGATCCGTCTCATATGCGGTGGACGCTACTACTCACTGTCTcgaaaatttcgtaaatatacaaacaaatttcagtttttttaacacaatttaattttgtattatgtATTGTTTATTTCATGCAGCCGATAGTGTTGGCATGGGACACGTGTCCAGCCTGAAGCGGTTAGCCGGTGAGGAAGGTGAATATCGGCAACCTTTTCAAGGTGCCATACACGAGTGCTGTCGCCGTCCGTGCGGGTATCCGGAGCTCAAATCATATTGTGAACCCG
The DNA window shown above is from Bactrocera tryoni isolate S06 chromosome 4, CSIRO_BtryS06_freeze2, whole genome shotgun sequence and carries:
- the LOC120775764 gene encoding insulin-like, translated to MMFPKHTVNFPNLLCLSLVVISFVFCVELSPHCTEALPLLPGGSNDVEFKRYCSTNLSDAIRLICGGRYYSLSRKFPDSVGMGHVSSLKRLAGEEGEYRQPFQGAIHECCRRPCGYPELKSYCEPDY